In Nicotiana tabacum cultivar K326 chromosome 19, ASM71507v2, whole genome shotgun sequence, one DNA window encodes the following:
- the LOC107805060 gene encoding uncharacterized protein LOC107805060 isoform X2: MATILSITPVAIRLFPSNSQRYLCYLHRTMRMGEAGIHIQKHYQISFIFNKRRKFICAVSKDAEESFKKTVEVDRLIDTLREASDKELPQLVVENVLAFNESFWIRLAARADTCKSDDDKKDYEELALSVMNIVDRLVHKTKEKIDSSTDVLKAILEPVLDEVEEISWPVSDPEALSLMEKEINQREQEGQLDEGFLSEVNAQLRQAKKDGDKPGLEAMLQKVLQLYASRVLSKRSYAKKGNEVLKAEQFLESIIKAPEEEWNKLLIDGMTVGKGDISPEELYAVIKKRMERTLIRTEGGSYQQRVLIEYLKGIEARAGEIVKVLQG, from the exons ATGGCAACTATTTTGTCAATAACACCAGTTGCAATTCGATTATTCCCTTCAAATTCACAGCGCTATCTG TGTTACTTGCATAGAACAATGAGAATGGGGGAAGCAGGGATTCACATTCAGAAGCATTATCAAATTTCTTTCATATTCAACAAGAG GAGAAAATTCATATGTGCAGTCAGTAAAGATGCTGAGGAATCTTTCAAAAAGACTGTGGAGGTGGATAGGCTTATAGATACATTGAGGGAGGCAAGTGATAAGGAA CTGCCACAGCTAGTTGTGGAGAATGTTCTCGCTTTCAACGAGAGCTTTTGGATAAGACTTGCAGCTAGAGCAGACACCTGCAAATCTGACGATGACAAA AAAGACTACGAAGAGCTGGCGTTGTCGGTAATGAACATCGTAGATCGTCTTGTTCACAAGACAAAA GAAAAGATAGATTCATCTACTGACGTGCTCAAAGCAATCTTAGAACCTGTGCTTGATGAAGTAGAAGAAATTTCTTGGCCTGTTAGTGATCCTGAGGCTCTCAGTCTTATGGAGAAA GAAATAAATCAAAGGGAGCAAGAAGGCCAACTTGATGAAGGGTTCCTCTCAGAAGTCAATGCACAGTTGCGGCAA GCTAAAAAAGACGGGGACAAGCCAGGACTTGAAGCTATGTTACAAAAGGTTCTGCAATTGTATGCTTCCAGAGTGCTATCAAAGCGGAGTTATGCAAAAAAAG GAAATGAAGTGTTAAAAGCTGAACAGTTTCTTGAGAGCATTATCAAAG CACCAGAGGAAGAATGGAACAAGCTCTTGATAGATGgtatgactgttggaaaaggtgATATTTCACCTGAGGAATTGTATGCTGTTATTAAGAAGAGAATGGAAAGGACTTTGATACGTACG gAAGGCGGTTCATACCAGCAGCGAGTTCTGATTGAGTATCTGAAAGGTATTGAGGCAAGAGCGGGGGAGATTGTCAAAGTACTCCAAGGTTGA
- the LOC107805060 gene encoding uncharacterized protein LOC107805060 isoform X1: MATILSITPVAIRLFPSNSQRYLCYLHRTMRMGEAGIHIQKHYQISFIFNKSRRKFICAVSKDAEESFKKTVEVDRLIDTLREASDKELPQLVVENVLAFNESFWIRLAARADTCKSDDDKKDYEELALSVMNIVDRLVHKTKEKIDSSTDVLKAILEPVLDEVEEISWPVSDPEALSLMEKEINQREQEGQLDEGFLSEVNAQLRQAKKDGDKPGLEAMLQKVLQLYASRVLSKRSYAKKGNEVLKAEQFLESIIKAPEEEWNKLLIDGMTVGKGDISPEELYAVIKKRMERTLIRTEGGSYQQRVLIEYLKGIEARAGEIVKVLQG, encoded by the exons ATGGCAACTATTTTGTCAATAACACCAGTTGCAATTCGATTATTCCCTTCAAATTCACAGCGCTATCTG TGTTACTTGCATAGAACAATGAGAATGGGGGAAGCAGGGATTCACATTCAGAAGCATTATCAAATTTCTTTCATATTCAACAAGAG CAGGAGAAAATTCATATGTGCAGTCAGTAAAGATGCTGAGGAATCTTTCAAAAAGACTGTGGAGGTGGATAGGCTTATAGATACATTGAGGGAGGCAAGTGATAAGGAA CTGCCACAGCTAGTTGTGGAGAATGTTCTCGCTTTCAACGAGAGCTTTTGGATAAGACTTGCAGCTAGAGCAGACACCTGCAAATCTGACGATGACAAA AAAGACTACGAAGAGCTGGCGTTGTCGGTAATGAACATCGTAGATCGTCTTGTTCACAAGACAAAA GAAAAGATAGATTCATCTACTGACGTGCTCAAAGCAATCTTAGAACCTGTGCTTGATGAAGTAGAAGAAATTTCTTGGCCTGTTAGTGATCCTGAGGCTCTCAGTCTTATGGAGAAA GAAATAAATCAAAGGGAGCAAGAAGGCCAACTTGATGAAGGGTTCCTCTCAGAAGTCAATGCACAGTTGCGGCAA GCTAAAAAAGACGGGGACAAGCCAGGACTTGAAGCTATGTTACAAAAGGTTCTGCAATTGTATGCTTCCAGAGTGCTATCAAAGCGGAGTTATGCAAAAAAAG GAAATGAAGTGTTAAAAGCTGAACAGTTTCTTGAGAGCATTATCAAAG CACCAGAGGAAGAATGGAACAAGCTCTTGATAGATGgtatgactgttggaaaaggtgATATTTCACCTGAGGAATTGTATGCTGTTATTAAGAAGAGAATGGAAAGGACTTTGATACGTACG gAAGGCGGTTCATACCAGCAGCGAGTTCTGATTGAGTATCTGAAAGGTATTGAGGCAAGAGCGGGGGAGATTGTCAAAGTACTCCAAGGTTGA
- the LOC107805058 gene encoding B-box zinc finger protein 20-like, whose translation MKIQCDVCDKEEASVYCSADEATLCQRCDYQVHHANKLASKHLRFSLIHPSFKDSPRCDICQERRALLFCKEDRAILCKECDLHIHKANEHTKKHNRFLLTGVQLSSVVASYNYQTSSSSSPTGSAASNYKSCTSSSGILKSSSTVESTTNFQEGSVSTSSISEYLIETLPGWHVEDFLEYPCSSPYEL comes from the exons atgaagattCAATGTGATGTTTGTGATAAAGAAGAGGCATCAGTTTATTGTTCAGCAGATGAAGCTACTCTTTGCCAACGTTGTGATTATCAAGTTCACCATGCCAACAAGCTTGCTAGCAAACACCTTCGTTTTTCTCTAATTCATCCTTCTTTCAAAGACTCTCCTCGTTGTGACATCTGTCAG GAAAGACGTGCATTGCTCTTTTGTAAAGAAGATAGAGCAATTCTTTGCAAAGAATGTGACTTACATATACACAAAGCAAATGAACATACCAAGAAACACAACAGGTTTCTTCTAACTGGAGTGCAGCTCTCTTCTGTTGTTGCTTCTTATAATTACcaaacttcttcatcttcatcccctACTGGATCTGCTGCAAGTAATTACAAATCGTGTACTAGTAGTTCTGGGATATTGAAGAGTAGTTCGACTGTAGAATCAACAACTAATTTTCAAGAGGGTTCAGTTTCAACCAGTAGTATATCGGAGTATTTGATTGAAACTCTTCCTGGCTGGCACGTTGAAGATTTTCTTGAATATCCCTGTTCTTCTCCCTATG AACTTTGA